One genomic segment of Leptospirales bacterium includes these proteins:
- a CDS encoding 50S ribosomal protein L11 methyltransferase, with the protein MSDEIFSEVIVRLPAENSLLLVQALDQGGALPELSGYYETLYQEDRPADDQTQLSLFFPVSFELPEIQVELLLVALGIDRYAIESQRVQRQDYLEAYKEHYQPFHLTRRIFITPSWERGGQAEQQARCSGSIPLYLDPGLAFGTGKHPTTQLCAACIEELTGPGIRFIDAGAGSGILSLVALLLGAEAGLAFDIDGNAALSIRQNLEANCPPLQSEQLQIVCGDFTSSAFENFSADWLFANITAAGILQNIDAIERGSFSRMMLSGILSEKAEQVLQAFQSNWRSLDARHLDGWSLLLLERRS; encoded by the coding sequence ATGAGCGACGAAATTTTTTCTGAAGTCATCGTTCGATTGCCGGCGGAGAACTCGCTGCTTTTGGTGCAGGCGCTCGATCAAGGCGGGGCGCTGCCGGAGTTATCCGGCTACTACGAAACGCTCTATCAGGAGGATCGGCCGGCTGATGACCAGACGCAGCTTTCGCTCTTCTTTCCTGTGAGCTTCGAGTTGCCTGAGATTCAAGTCGAGCTGCTGCTGGTCGCGCTCGGCATTGATCGGTACGCTATTGAATCACAAAGAGTCCAACGGCAGGATTATCTTGAGGCTTACAAGGAGCACTATCAACCGTTCCATTTGACGCGGCGCATTTTTATCACTCCTTCGTGGGAGCGCGGGGGTCAGGCGGAACAGCAGGCTCGCTGCTCTGGATCGATCCCGCTCTATCTGGATCCTGGGTTGGCCTTTGGAACCGGAAAGCATCCAACGACGCAACTCTGCGCCGCCTGCATTGAGGAGCTAACCGGTCCGGGCATTCGTTTCATTGATGCAGGCGCCGGTTCCGGGATCCTTTCGCTGGTAGCATTGCTGTTGGGCGCGGAAGCCGGTTTGGCCTTCGACATCGATGGCAACGCCGCACTGTCCATACGGCAGAATCTGGAGGCCAATTGTCCGCCGCTGCAAAGCGAACAATTGCAAATCGTGTGCGGCGATTTTACATCGTCGGCCTTCGAAAACTTCAGCGCTGATTGGCTGTTCGCCAATATTACCGCCGCCGGCATTCTTCAGAATATTGATGCGATTGAACGCGGCAGCTTTTCGCGGATGATGCTTTCGGGAATTCTGTCGGAAAAGGCGGAGCAGGTTTTGCAAGCGTTCCAATCGAACTGGCGCTCCCTGGATGCCAGGCATCTCGATGGCTGGAGTTTACTGCTCCTGGAAAGGCGTTCTTGA
- a CDS encoding STAS domain-containing protein, whose translation MAKLEVRKNGNAVILSIKGRHTLHDKADFQAMLEDIKASGGSTLCVDVSAMEYVDSSGIGDLIKVKMESGKIFEQLLVYGMSEAVARSFRVSGLLQLFEIIDEAHFRTL comes from the coding sequence ATGGCAAAGCTCGAGGTCCGAAAGAATGGCAACGCCGTCATTTTGTCGATCAAGGGTCGACACACCTTGCACGACAAGGCTGACTTCCAGGCTATGCTCGAGGACATCAAGGCTAGCGGCGGCAGCACCTTGTGCGTTGATGTCAGTGCTATGGAATACGTAGATTCCAGCGGAATTGGCGACCTGATAAAAGTCAAAATGGAATCGGGAAAGATTTTTGAGCAACTGCTGGTATATGGCATGTCCGAGGCGGTGGCTCGCTCCTTTCGAGTTTCGGGACTCCTGCAATTGTTCGAAATCATCGATGAGGCGCACTTTCGTACTTTATAA